Proteins from a genomic interval of Cydia amplana chromosome 8, ilCydAmpl1.1, whole genome shotgun sequence:
- the LOC134650036 gene encoding uncharacterized protein LOC134650036: MKFPLIVTYFQWNYFHVHNSGGFQSKGGTWRPAVSRHPAVDRSIRHGNLALNAQHDAMTDDIPDTGAVFTFGKSHFADNEPSHFFIKNDPIVAISCGDEHSAVICQNGRVFVFGGNAWGQLGLGHKDEVTRPSCVKWLKPHRAMFVACGRAHTVFVTDTNSVYSVGCNDEGQLGTGDLEHHTVPQYVEVEDQPNIRQVSAGSNHTAILTDDGRVFVCGSNTEGQLGLSEDTRSTTKFTELKFMEKIAFVECGYYHTVFITIQGAVFVTGDNENQKLGIPNTATTVYVPEVLPLDIPIKSACCGACHTFLLSMDETKILAFGSNEKGQLAMPQETEFLAEPTEIDMEKMFEGYQLKLVACGAMHTAFVTDNGLLYTCGESRHNKLCLDDNDGNSNESNQYSPKRVTAMNGFIVDNVACGGCHTLLTATKGSNADFTNNDFNVVSEETRLVSLTELPPLKVPINKGDELHTMEDITNSNVDVNTDNINGNVDETGSIDSLEANVSGSHIVNINDLENDNGSTHGIEDIKDELDSTTSALKAEAMHAMETMDTMLDNTVEKVKEHAKETTDNIKAAANEAYQAASDKAHEKIEVVEDVIKKTEAKITPKIDDMKKALQIPDKIVEVANSPPPKSPILQELLHIPDLSQMSPNLSKHSDDGQKSETGQSENETIPCGSDKSSPQAGKGAKTQAVLPILRSEDHIDNDDVGQNEESDVVVNKMAEKGRFARIFQNIRDKENSCMGKGKVIEESVVENVHKGIDHAEQSVHKVEETATVETEIRNQTNSRTCTIL, encoded by the exons atgaaatttccgTTAATAGTAACCTATTTCCAGTGGAACTATTTCCATGTACACAACAGTGGTGGTTTTCAAAGCAAGGGTGGCACGTGGCGGCCAGCGGTCAGTCGTCACCCCGCGGTCGACCGGTCGATCCGCCATGGAAACCTCGCACTGAACGCTCAACACGACGCCATGACCGATGACATACCAG ATACGGGCGCCGTTTTCACGTTCGGCAAGTCCCACTTTGCCGACAACGAGCCGAGCCACTTCTTTATAAAGAATGATCCTATCGTCGCTATTTCTTGCGGTGACGAGCATAGCGCCGTCATATGCC AAAATGGGCGAGTGTTCGTGTTCGGCGGAAACGCATGGGGGCAACTGGGTCTCGGCCACAAGGATGAGGTGACGCGGCCGTCGTGCGTTAAATGGCTCAAGCCACATCGCGCCATGTTTGTGGCTTGCGGTCGCGCGCACACTGTCTTCGTTACAG ACACCAACTCAGTATACTCTGTGGGCTGCAACGATGAGGGACAGCTGGGTACCGGCGACTTGGAGCACCACACGGTACCACAGTACGTGGAGGTCGAAGACCAGCCCAACATAAGACAGGTGTCGGCAGGGAGCAACCACACAGCTATACTCACTG ACGACGGCAGAGTGTTCGTATGTGGTTCGAACACCGAAGGGCAGCTCGGGCTCAGCGAAGACACGAGATCGACCACCAAGTTCACCGAACTCAAGTTCATGGAGAAAATCGCTTTCGTCGAGTGCGGATACTACCACACGGTTTTTATTACAA TCCAAGGTGCAGTTTTCGTGACGGGAGACAACGAAAACCAAAAACTCGGCATCCCAAACACAGCGACCACTGTATACGTGCCCGAAGTCCTGCCTCTTGACATCCCTATCAAGAGCGCGTGTTGCGGGGCTTGCCACACTTTCCTCCTGTCTATGGACGAGACGAAAATCTTGGCGTTCGGGTCTAATGAGAAAGGACAGCTAGCAATGCCCCAGGAAACAGAGTTTCTGGCTGAGCCAACGGAAATTGACATGGAGAAAATGTTTGAGGGATATCAGTTGAAATTGGTCGCGTGTGGAGCTATGCATACGGCATTTGTTACGG ataacGGCCTCCTATACACCTGCGGCGAGTCCAGGCACAACAAGTTGTGTTTAGACGACAATGACGGCAATTCAAACGAGTCCAATCAATACTCGCCGAAGCGGGTCACCGCCATGAATGGTTTCATTGTCGACAACGTGGCCTGCGGTGGCTGCCACACTTTACTCACCGCCACCAAGGGTTCCAACGCAGACTTTACCAATAACGACTTTAACGTAGTCAGCGAAGAAACCAGACTCGTATCCCTAACGGAATTACCACCCCTAAAAGTACCCATAAACAAAGGAGACGAACTGCACACCATGGAGGATATTACCAACTCTAATGTCGACGTAAACACTGATAACATCAATGGAAACGTCGATGAAACCGGATCGATCGATTCGCTGGAAGCTAACGTGAGTGGATCGCATATTGTAAACATAAACGACCTTGAGAATGACAATGGAAGCACACATGGTATTGAGGATATTAAAGACGAATTAGATTCCACTACGTCCGCTCTTAAAGCTGAAGCAATGCATGCTATGGAGACTATGGACACTATGCTGGATAACACAGTCGAAAAAGTAAAGGAACACGCGAAAGAAACAACAGATAATATCAAAGCAGCCGCAAATGAGGCGTATCAAGCAGCATCAGATAAAGCTCATGAGAAAATCGAGGTTGTTGAAGATGTTATAAAGAAAACTGAAGCAAAAATAACTCCTAAAATAGACGACATGAAAAAGGCGTTACAAATACCCGACAAAATCGTTGAAGTAGCAAATTCACCACCACCGAAATCTCCTattttacaagaattgctccaTATACCGGACTTGTCTCAAATGAGCCCAAATTTGAGCAAACATAGCGACGATGGCCAAAAAAGCGAGACTGGCCAGTCGGAGAATGAAACGATTCCGTGTGGATCGGATAAATCTAGCCCTCAAGCAGGAAAGGGGGCTAAAACACAAGCAGTGCTACCCATACTAAGGAGCGAAGACCATATAGATAATGACGATGTAGGACAAAACGAGGAGAGCGATGTTGTGGTCAATAAAATGGCCGAGAAAGGAAGATTTGCCCGCATTTTTCAGAACATAAGAGACAAGGAGAATTCTTGTATGGGCAAGGGGAAAGTTATAGAAGAAAGTGTTGTAG aaaacgTTCACAAGGGCATCGATCACGCCGAGCAGTCCGTGCACAAAGTAGAAGAGACCGCGACCGTCGAGACCGAAATCAGGAATCAGACGAACTCTCGAACATGCACTATATTATAA
- the LOC134650037 gene encoding carboxypeptidase N subunit 2-like: MVELKVAKYLALFLCIFKTVYAEPSCSNGFGATGPNVICTAGANDYVLRKGLVSDNDRTTAIVLKGCRITSIEAGALNALPALEDIDLSQNSLQALTGMFDQTPNLLKLNLSNNRIESLQLNIFDALTKLKSLDLSNNVILGSNLESRIFEELHRIEFLDLSGNFMTRTPENLFQASHTIKTLKLSRCNLEEVPKFATNPNLNSMTRLTLSSNEITRLHDKLFINFEKLESIEFDDNLIEFIHEDVFKSLKNIKTISLQHNKIKDLPESLFKSLTKLGNINLSHNLIEYMPVNAFRHTALKNLNLADNKFTYLQDNFCLELRNSGVRLKKFYFNQNPWQCACLNDILIEVKKMGIQYNGAKYIGQEPVCVTTKEFNCKRQPNFNEEYMDLYNDIIG; the protein is encoded by the coding sequence ATGGTGGAACTAAAAGTAGCAAAATACCTTGCACTGTTTCTTTGCATCTTTAAAACTGTCTACGCTGAACCAAGTTGCAGTAATGGATTCGGGGCAACCGGACCCAACGTCATCTGTACGGCGGGAGCTAACGACTACGTTCTACGGAAAGGCCTAGTCTCGGACAATGATCGTACAACAGCTATAGTACTAAAAGGTTGCCGGATCACCAGTATTGAAGCAGGCGCTCTCAACGCCCTACCCGCTTTAGAAGATATCGACCTTTCTCAAAACTCATTGCAAGCTCTTACCGGAATGTTTGACCAAACACCTAATTTGCTCAAACTTAATCTAAGCAACAACAGAATAGAAAGCTTACAACTTAATATTTTCGACGCACTGACAAAATTAAAGTCTCTGGATTTATCAAATAATGTGATTCTGGGAAGTAATTTAGAATCTAGAATATTCGAAGAGTTACACCGCATCGAGTTTCTAGATTTATCTGGAAACTTCATGACTCGCACGCCTGAAAATTTGTTTCAAGCATCACATActataaaaactttaaaattgtcGAGGTGCAATTTAGAAGAAGTGCCTAAATTCGCCACGAACCCTAATTTAAACTCTATGACACGTCTGACATTGTCGTCAAACGAAATCACCAGGCTTCACGACAAATTGTTTATCAATTTTGAAAAGCTTGAATCTATCGAATTTGATGATAACCTCATCGAATTTATACATGAGGATGTTTTTAAATCTTtgaaaaacattaaaactaTTTCACTGCAACATAACAAAATAAAGGATCTTCCTGAAAGTCTTTTTAAAAGTTTAACTAAGCTAGGTAACATAAATTTATCGCATAATCTTATAGAATACATGCCTGTTAACGCTTTTCGACATACCGCCCTGAAAAATTTGAACCTGGCCGATAATAAATTTACCTATCTTCAAGACAACTTCTGTTTGGAGTTACGTAACTCTGGCGTGCGATTGAAGAAGTTTTACTTTAACCAGAACCCTTGGCAATGTGCCTGTTTAAATGACATTCTTATTGAAGTCAAGAAGATGGGTATACAATATAATGGGGCAAAATATATTGGACAGGAGCCGGTATGCGTGACCACCAAGGAATTTAACTGTAAGAGGCAACCAAACTTCAATGAAGAATACATGGATTTGTACAATGACATCattggttaa